The Armatimonadota bacterium genomic interval CCTGCTCGAGTCGCTTGAAGGGCAGCGGGCGATGCCGCGCCTGAAGCCTCCCTACTTTCCCGCGGTGATGGGCCTGTACAACAAGCCGACCGTCCTCAACAACGTCGAGACGCTGTGTTGCGTGCCGTGGATCGTCCGGGAGGGTCCGGACTGGTGGCTGCAGCAGGGGCCCCCACAGCTGTACTCCGTCAGCGGCCACGTGAACCGGCCGGGTGTCGTCGAGGCGCCCTTGGGGATCACGCTGCGGGAGCTGATCGAACGCGCCGGTGGGATGCGGGACGGCCGCCGCTTCAAGGCTTGCTATCCGGGTGGCTCGTCCAGCAAGCCGCTCGTGGCCGAGCACCTGGACGTGCGCCTCGACCACGAGTCGCTGGCCAAGGTCGGCTCGATGCTGGGGTCGGCGGCGGTGATCGTGATGGACGAGACGACCGACATGGTGCGCGTGATCGCGCGCGTCTGCGAGTTCTACCGGGAGGAGTCGTGCGGAAAGTGCACGCCCTGCCGCGAGGGAACGGTGTGGGTGACACAAATCCTCGACCGGATCCTGCACGGGCGGGGCCGCATGGAAGACCTGGACCTGCTGCGCAGTCTGTCGAAGCACATGACCGGTACGTGTCTGTGCCCACTGGGCGAGAGCGTGCCGCCCAGCCTCAACGCCGGTCTGGAGTACTTTCGCGAGGAGTTCGAGGCGTACATCCGCAGGGCGCGGGAGCCCGTCGAGATGCCCGTGCGGATCGTGGAGAGCGTCCCCGCGCCGGGTGGATGAACGACGTGCTGCGCGGTCGGCGGTCGCAGAGCGCTGAGGCGTTGCGCGCGTCGGCGGGCTCGATCCCGCGGGAGCCATCCTGATATGAGCGAGAGACCATCCACGGTCACACTGACGATCGACGGGCAGAAGGTGACGGTGCCCAAGGGGACCACCGTCTACCACGCCGCCGAGCGGCTGGGGATCGAGATCCCGATCTTCTGCTACCACGACCGGATGCCGCCATTGGGCGCGTGCCGGATGTGCTTCGTCCGGGTGGACGGCATGGCGCGCCTGCAGACCGCATGTACGCTGGAGGCCCAGGACGGCATGGTCGTGCACACCGAGTCGCCCGACGTCGTCGAAGCGCGGCAGGCGATCCTGGAGTTTTTGCTCATCAATCACCCCCTCGACTGCCCGATCTGCGACAAGGGCGGAGAGTGCCCCCTGCAGGACAACACCTTCAAGTACGGTCCCGGCATCTCGCGCTTCGTCGAACCCAAACGGCACTTTCCCAAGTCCGTCCCCCTCAGCCCGGTGCTGACGCTGGACCGCGAGCGCTGCATCATGTGCTGGCGCTGCACGCGGTTCGGGGAGATCATCGCCGGAGACCATGCCCTCAAGGGACATGAGCGGGGATACCTGACGCACATCGACGTGCCACCCATCACGATGGAACGTCCCAGCAAGTTCATCGGCAACACGATTGCGATCTGCCCGGTCGGCGCGCTGACCAGCGGCGTGTACCGCTTCCGCTCCCGGCCCTGGAACAACCGCGCGGTGCCCAGCGTCTGCAACCACTGCGGGGTGGGCTGCGCGATGACGCTGGACGTCCGCGGTGGCGAGGTCGTCCGCACGCGCGCCCGCGAGAATACGGCGATCAACGACGTCTGGATGTGCGACGTCGGTTTCTTCGGCTACGACTACATCAACCGCCCCGACCGCCTGCGCAGCCCCTACGTCCGGGACGGCGCCGGGTTGCGCGAGGCGACGTGGGCCGAAGCGCTCGACGTGGTGGCCTCGCACCTGCGCGGCGCCGCGCCCCAGACGATCGGGGCGGTCGGCGGAGAGCGGCTGACACTGGAGGAGTCGTATCTGCTGAGCCGCCTGTTCCGCAGCCTGGGCAGCAACAACCTCGACTCCCGCTGCGATACCCTGTACGCACCGCCGACCCGGGACTGGGCCTGGGGCATGGAGGGCGCGATCGACCGGATCGACCGCGCCTCAGTGATCGTGCTGGTGGGATGCGACCTCAGCGAGGAGTACCCGGTGGTGTGGCTG includes:
- the nuoF gene encoding NADH-quinone oxidoreductase subunit NuoF; its protein translation is MSERVLLRHVDVADQDDIATYMRNGGYEALRRALREHTPEQIVQMVERSQLRGRGGAGFPTGRKWRFVPAEAPVKYLVVNADEGEPGTFKDRTLIEGDPHLLIEGMILTCYAVGIRQAFIYLRREFYLGARKLERAIAQAYERGFLGQDILGSGFACDIVLHRGAGAYIAGEETALLESLEGQRAMPRLKPPYFPAVMGLYNKPTVLNNVETLCCVPWIVREGPDWWLQQGPPQLYSVSGHVNRPGVVEAPLGITLRELIERAGGMRDGRRFKACYPGGSSSKPLVAEHLDVRLDHESLAKVGSMLGSAAVIVMDETTDMVRVIARVCEFYREESCGKCTPCREGTVWVTQILDRILHGRGRMEDLDLLRSLSKHMTGTCLCPLGESVPPSLNAGLEYFREEFEAYIRRAREPVEMPVRIVESVPAPGG